One Elaeis guineensis isolate ETL-2024a chromosome 10, EG11, whole genome shotgun sequence genomic window carries:
- the LOC105053223 gene encoding basic blue protein: MAQGRGSAGHSVALGVALLCLLIHCELAESALYTVGGGGGWTFNTVSWPNGKRFRAGDVLVFKYNPAAHNVVAVNAVGYNRCTTPRGSKVFKSGNDRIRLRRGRNYFICNFVGHCQAGMKISVTAT; this comes from the exons ATGGCTCAGGGAAGGGGCAGTGCAGGCCATTCAGTGGCTCTCGGGGTGGCACTTCTTTGCCTCCTTATCCACTGCGAGCTCGCCGAGTCTGCCCTTTACACCGTCGGCGGTGGCGGCGGGTGGACCTTCAACACTGTCAGCTGGCCCAACGGCAAGCGTTTCAGGGCCGGAGATGTGCTTG TTTTCAAGTATAATCCTGCGGCGCACAACGTGGTTGCCGTGAATGCCGTTGGTTATAATCGCTGCACCACCCCGAGGGGATCCAAGGTCTTCAAGTCTGGAAATGATCGTATCAGACTGAGAAGGGGAAGGAACTACTTCATTTGCAACTTTGTGGGGCACTGCCAAGCAGGGATGAAGATTTCAGTTACGGCAACATAG